Proteins from one Mycteria americana isolate JAX WOST 10 ecotype Jacksonville Zoo and Gardens chromosome 1, USCA_MyAme_1.0, whole genome shotgun sequence genomic window:
- the BBS10 gene encoding BBSome complex assembly protein BBS10, whose protein sequence is MRRPQPLVRSGVRKPAAARGSRKGRGVGRRAAAVAMARRPALGRLAQEAAALAGAVRGALGPRGGRALVVRPAGQALLTRDGRRLLEALSLEPPTARMMAACACSHSAATGDGAKTFVVLLAGVLGGLRAAGGGGLRRALRAFEAQVLERAVAQGLRGHLLSALPGREAEVEAEAEAGALQALLEAYLGGRLGPGERRRLARLCCEYCRLCAPAAAPRPQVLRFLSRRFAELHVAVAGLPVGSSRVLPGLILRRDFAAYCPAGGDLRAVLVTEPLRPALSAPGVEFVVDSEGQYQASLRWISRRTEALMKHLQSNSVKLLLSSVKQEEVVIYYAKLYGVSVVECLSSEEMALICEITGVSPYTPFGDNILREITETAVATFCRPLLLGSKRCVHIGFTSVCAFQPHCLILCGPVDGVNEQHAAALQGAFTMLQQLFKRVDRGAECKAEAESQNEAAGVCSWRSSATQKQLVKENISCSSNQVSERQLKTHKDEIETQIVDPDLQGSENPACVQTNLQVPSNPVSYIKEFSVATEGGGSSRDVQKQHAKCEHPGDMHENYKSDLLVDNQKNCSTAVSAAHNASIVAGCERLGVGKDLEKTSCNIVPFKHEKSCVSIAQNYSNSLIEAGSVLPVGGYFEILLHYYIQYYAKQLQQSEVTVISNVVADALLSIPKSLYRTTERNSFTKFYLKAINALRKNQPLAMNEKGLESVYCKYQLVISVLHCVTELLSIDLIIGVKRPPQKIEDNDSEDDF, encoded by the exons atgcgccgcccTCAGCCATTGGTCCGGAGCGGCGTGCGCAAGCCTGCAGCTGCGCGCGGCTCGCGGAAGGGGCGTGGcgtggggcggcgggcggcggcggttGCCAtggcgcggcggccggcgctggggcggctggcgcaggaggcggcggcgctggcgggcgCGGTGCGCGGCGCCctggggccgcggggcgggcgggcgctggtGGTGCGGCCCGCGGGCCAGGCGCTGCTCACGCGGGACGGGCGGCGCCTGCTGGAGGCGCTCAGCCTGGAGCCGCCGACGGCCAG GATGATGGCGGCCTGCGCCTGCAGCCACAGCGCCGCGACGGGGGACGGCGCCAAGACGTTCGTGGTGCTGCTGGCCGGCGTGCTGGGCGGcctgcgggcggcgggcggcggcggcctgcggcgggcgctgcgggccTTCGAGGCGCAGGTGCTGGAGCGGGCCGTGGCGCAGGGCCTGCGGGGGCACCTTCTGTCGGCTCTCCCCGGGCGGGAGGCGGAGgtggaggcggaggcggaggcgggcGCCCTGCAGGCGCTGCTGGAGGCCTACCTGGGCGGCCGGCTGGGGCCGGGCGAGCGGCGGCGCCTGGCGCGGCTCTGCTGCGAGTACTGCCGCCTctgcgccccggccgccgccccccgcccgcaggTGCTGCGCTTCCTCAGCCGCCGCTTCGCGGAGCTGCACGTCGCCGTGGCCGGCCTCCCCGTGGGCAGCTCCAGGGTCCTGCCCGGGCTCATCCTCCGCAGGGACTTCGCGGCCTACTGCCCGGCGGGCGGGGACCTGCGGGCCGTGCTCGTCACCGAGCCCCTCCGGCCCGCCCTCTCGGCCCCCGGCGTCGAGTTTGTTGTCGACTCCGAGGGTCAGTATCAGGCCTCCCTGCGCTGGATCTCAAGGAGGACGGAAGCCCTAATGAAACACTTGCAGAGCAACAGCGTTAAACTGTTACTGTCGAGCGTGAAGCAAGAGGAAGTAGTTATCTACTATGCAAAATTATACGGTGTATCTGTGGTAGAGTGCTTATCGTCAGAAGAAATGGCCCTTATCTGTGAAATTACAGGAGTCTCACCTTACACACCTTTTGGTGATAACATACTCAGAGAAATCACTGAAACTGCAGTGGCAACGTTTTGCCGGCCCTTGCTGCTCGGCTCAAAGAGATGTGTTCACATTGGCTTCACCAGTGTGTGTGCCTTTCAGCCCCATTGCCTAATTCTTTGTGGGCCGGTTGATGGTGTTAATGAGCAACATGCTGCTGCTTTACAAGGGGCATTTACAATGCTGCAGCAGCTATTTAAAAGAGTTGATCGGGGGGCGGAAtgtaaagcagaagctgaaagccAGAATGAAGCTGCAGGTGTTTGCAGCTGGCGTTCTTCAGCTACTCAGAAGCAACTcgtaaaagaaaatatttcttgtagCAGTAATCAGGTTTCTGAACGACAACTGAAAACACATAAGGATGAAATAGAGACACAAATTGTAGACCCTGACTTGCAGGGAAGTGAAAATCCAGCGTGTGTGCAAACAAATTTGCAAGTACCCTCAAATCCTGTCTCGTACATCAAAGAATTCAGTGTTGCCACTGAAGGAGGTGGCTCTTCAAGAGACGTACAGAAACAGCATGCGAAATGTGAGCATCCGGGTGACATGCACGAGAACTATAAAAGTGATTTACTTGTGGACAATCAAAAGAATTGCAGCACTGCTGTATCAGCAGCACATAATGCTAGCATAGTCGCTGGGTGTGAACGCCTAGGTGTTGGCAAAGATCTAGAAAAAACAAGTTGCAATATCGTTCCATTTAAACATGAAAAGAGTTGTGTAAGTATTGCACAGAATTATTCCAACTCCCTCATAGAAGCAGGATCAGTTTTGCCAGTAGGAGGTTACTTTGAAATCCTGTTACATTATTATATTCAGTACTATGCAAAACAGCTTCAGCAGTCAGAGGTAACTGTCATATCTAATGTAGTTGCTGATGCTTTGCTAAGTATTCCCAAGTCCTTATACAGGACAACAGAACGAAACAGCTTCACCAAATTCTATCTCAAAGCCATAAATGCCCTCCGAAAAAATCAGCCACTGGCTATGAACGAGAAAGGCTTAGAATCAGTGTATTGCAAATACCAGTTAGTCATTTCAGTTCTTCATTGTGTTACAGAGCTTCTCTCCATAGATTTAATAATTGGTGTTAAGCGGCCACCGCAAAAAATTGAGGATAATGACTCAGAAGATGACTTCTGA